From Symphalangus syndactylus isolate Jambi chromosome X, NHGRI_mSymSyn1-v2.1_pri, whole genome shotgun sequence, the proteins below share one genomic window:
- the PWWP3B gene encoding PWWP domain-containing DNA repair factor 3B — protein sequence MESEYVLCNWKDQLWPAKVLSRSETSSNSKRKNAFSLEVQILSLDEKIKLDSTETKILNKSQIEAIAASLGLQSEDSAPPTEETAYGRSMKVALGILNERTNLSQASTSDEEEITILSQNVPQKQSDSPPHKKYRKDEGDLPGCLEESENSACLLASSESDDSLYDCKSQAHTMVDTIPSEVETKSLQNSSCCETFPSLSEDNDEKENKNKIDISAVMSVHSAVKEESACVKDEKFTPPLSSDILTMPKALKEKSQDTCPETLAVPSECSAFSENIEDPGEGPSNPCLDTSQNQPSVESEMGASACPGSCSRECEVSFSASNPVWDYSRLMSSERNFQRLDFEELEEEGEASDKSLLPSRINLSLLDDDEEDEELPRFILHYETRPFETGMIVWFKYQKYPFWPAVIKSIRRKERKASVLFVEANMNSEKKGIRVNFRRLKKFDCKEKQMLVDKAREDYSESIDWCISLICDYRVRIGCGSFTGSLLEYYAADISYPVRKEIKQDTFRNKFPKLHNEDAREPMAVTSQTKKMSFQKILPDRMKAARDRANKNLVDFIVNAKGTENHLLAIVNGTKESRWLKSFLSANRFTPCIETYFEDEDQLDEVVKYLQEVYNQIDQIMPTWIKDDKIKFILEVLLPEAIICSISAVDGLDYEAAEAKYLKGPCLGYRERELFDAKIIYEKRRKPPTNEAH from the coding sequence ATGGAGTCTGAGTATGTCCTATGCAACTGGAAAGATCAGTTATGGCCAGCAAAAGTTTTGTCCAGATCTGAAACTTCATCAAACAGTAAGAggaaaaatgcattttctctAGAAGTTCAAATACTCTCACtagatgaaaaaattaaattggacAGCACAGAAACAAAGATCCTAAATAAATCTCAAATTGAAGCCATTGCTGCTTCATTAGGACTACAGTCAGAGGACAGTGCTCCACCTACAGAGGAAACTGCCTATGGAAGATCAATGAAAGTGGCACTGGGTATTCTGAATGAGAGAACAAATTTGAGTCAAGCAAGCACTTCAGATGAAGAGGAGATCACTATCCTGTCTCAAAATGTACCACAAAAACAGTCTGATTCACCCCCTCATAAAAAATACCGGAAGGATGAAGGCGACTTACCAGGGTGTCTTGAGGAAAGTGAAAACTCAGCATGCTTGTTAGCATCTTCAGAGAGTGATGATTCCCTGTATGATTGTAAATCACAAGCGCACACAATGGTCGATACTATTCCAAGTGAAGTGGAAACAAAGTCATTACAAAACTCTAGCTGTTGCGAGACTTTCCCTTCACTTTCGGAAGATAATGATGAAAAAGAGAACAAGAATAAGATTGATATCTCAGCAGTTATGTCTGTGCATTCTGCAGTCAAAGAGGAAAGTGCATGTGTTAAAGATGAAAAGTTCACTCCACCTTTGTCATCAGATATCCTCACTATGCCCAAAGCTTTGAAAGAAAAGAGCCAGGATACCTGCCCAGAGACCCTGGCTGTTCCCTCTGAATGCTCTGCTTTCTCAGAGAATATTGAGGATCCTGGAGAGGGTCCCTCAAATCCATGCTTAGATACCAGCCAGAATCAACCTTCCGTGGAATCAGAGATGGGAGCTTCAGCGTGCCCTGGGAGTTGTTCAAGGGAATGTGAGGTTTCATTTAGTGCTTCTAACCCTGTCTGGGATTATTCACGTCTTATGAGTAGTGAAAGAAATTTTCAGAGACTGGATTTTGAAGAACTTGAGGAAGAAGGTGAAGCCTCTGACAAGTCATTGCTTCCAAGTCGCATTAATCTTTCTCTATTAGATGATGATGAGGAAGACGAAGAACTTCCACGCTTCATTTTACATTATGAGACACGTCCATTTGAAACAGGAATGATAGTCTGGTTTAAATATCAGAAATATCCATTTTGGCCAGCAGTGATAAAAAGTATCAGACGAAAAGAGAGGAAAGCAAGTGTGCTTTTTGTTGAGGCAAACATGAATTCTGAAAAGAAGGGCATTAGAGTAAATTTTAGAAGATTAAAGAAATTTGATTGTAAAGAGAAACAAATGCTAGTGGACAAAGCCAGGGAGGATTACAGTGAGAGTATTGACTGGTGCATCTCACTAATTTGTGACTACAGAGTTAGAATAGGTTGTGGTTCTTTCACAGGCTCTTTGCTTGAGTATTATGCTGCTGATATTAGTTACCCAGttaggaaagaaataaaacaggatacttTCAGGAACAAATTTCCAAAGCTGCATAATGAAGATGCCAGGGAACCAATGGCTGTGACTTCCCAGACCAAGAAAATGTCCTTCCAAAAAATTCTCCCTGACCGGATGAAGGCTGCTCGGGACCGAGCCAACAAGAACCTGGTGGACTTcattgtgaatgcaaagggaaCAGAGAACCATCTTCTGGCCATTGTAAATGGCACAAAAGAATCCAGGTGGCTGAAATCATTTTTGAGTGCAAATAGGTTCACACCCTGTATTGAAACATACTTTGAGGATGAAGATCAGTTGGATGAAGTGGTGAAATATTTACAAGAAGTCTACAATCAGATAGATCAAATAATGCCAACTTGGATAAAAgatgataaaattaaatttatcctAGAAGTTCTTCTGCCAGAAGCAATTATTTGTTCAATTTCTGCTGTTGATGGGTTAGATTACGAGGCAGCTGAAGCAAAGTATCTAAAAGGACCATGTCTAGGCTACAGGGAAAGAGAATTATttgatgcaaaaataatatatgaaaagagaCGAAAACCACCAACAAATGAAGCTCACTAA